In Pseudomonas oryzihabitans, the DNA window AATCCCGAGATCAAGGGCGCCGTGGACAAGGCGATCCGCGAGAAGCTGCTGAGCCAGCCGACCAATCAGAAGGCCGAAGTGGCTGCTGAAGAAGACGCTGACATCGATCTGTGATCAGGTACCACGTTTGAAACGACCCCCGCCACGTGCGGGGGTTTTTGCATAGGGGAGATTACTCGTGGGCAATCCGCTGGACACCACCGCTGCCATCCGCTTCGCGGCCATGGACCTGCTGGCACGCCGCGAGCATGGCCGCGAAGAGCTATCGCGCAAGCTGCGTCGACGCGGAGCCGAGGAAAGTCTGCTCGGTCCGGTACTGGATCGGCTGGCCGAGGACGGTCTGCTCAATGAGAGCCGCTATCTGGACAGCTATATCGCCAGCCGTGCTCGCGCCGGCTATGGCCCCATGCGCATTCGCGAAGAGCTAGGGCAACGCGGCTTGAAACGGGATCAGGTGGAAGCCGCGCTGCGCGAGGCGGACGTGGACTGGCAGGCGCAACTGGAAGACGTCTGGCGCAGGAAATTTGGTACGCCCCCCGCCGATGCCAAGGAGCGCGCCAAGCAGGGCCGCTTTCTGGCCTACCGTGGTTACGCCATGGATGGGATCAACCGGGTGTTGAGCCGGCGGTAGTGGGTTGTGGCCAGTGCTGTTGGGCTTCGCTACGCTCAGCGCCAGCCTGCAGGTCCATTCTGCCCCCCGGTGAGCGGCTGATTGCGGAAAACGGCTAACCCTCTCTTACTCAGGGAGAGGGTTGGGGTGAGGGCGCGCTTCGCGGTCATGCCCGAGGGGAAAAGGATTCGCCATTCCCGTGCGCTTGCCAGGAAACGCGTCGAGTTCAGAGCCATCGCGGCCATGGGCCGCTCCTACAGACCCTGATTTGACTGTAGGAGCGGCCCATGGCCGCGATAGCAGCGATCAACTTCGGTCGCGCAGGTTCGCGGTGGGCACATTGCAGACCATCTCGGCTCTGGTACCAGGGAACGTTGGGCTTCGCTGTACTCAGCGCCAACCTGCGGGCTGGTGACGTAGGTTGGGTTGAGACGGCCTTATCGTCGAAGCCCAACATTCAGTCGGAGGCCTGGGTTCGTTGGGCTTCGCTGTGCTCAGCGCCAACCTACATCTTCACCTCAGGCCACCCAATGCTCCGGCCGATTGAGCTCGTCCACCAGTTCACGCAGGCGGCCGTAGTGGCGGCCGTGGAAGTCGAAGGTGAGGCGCGTCAGGTGGGAGAATTCCGCCTCGTCGGCCTCGCCTTCACCCGGCGACAGCTGGGTGAAGCCCGGGGTGCGGCACAGATCACCGAAGTCGGCGGCCAGGCGTTGCAGGCAGGCGGGGGTCACGGGGTGCTTGAGGCGGATATGGAGATGGCCGTCGCGTCGGCGCGTGGAATGATAGTTGCCGTAGAAGTGCTCGATCTCAGCGGCGGCCGCCTCGGGCGAGCGCACCAGGCGCACCAGCTTGAGATCGGCGGGCAGGATGTAGCCTTCCTCCAGCAGATTGCGCTCCAGATAGGCCAGGGCGTCGTCCCAGAAGTGGCCGTCGGGCGTATCCAGCAACACCAGCGGCACCAGCGGGCTCTTGCCGGTCTGGATCAGGGTGAGTACCTCGAAGGTCTCGTCCAGGGTGCCGAAGCCTCCGGGGCAGAGCACCAGCGCGTCCGCCTCTTTGAGGAAGAACAGCTTGCGCACATAGAAGAAGTGGAAGGACAGCAGGTGATCCGTGCCTTCGATGGTTGGATTGGCACGTTGCTCGAAGGGCAGGGTGATGTTGAAACCCAGGCTGGCTTCAGGGCCGGCGCCCTCGTGGGCCGCACCCATGATGCCGGCGCCGCCGCCGGTGATGACCATCATGTCGCGACGGGCCAGGGCGCTGCCCAATTCGCGAGCGAGGGCGTAGAGGCCGTGATCGATCCGGGTCCGCGCTGAGCCGAACACCGTGACCTTACGCCGCCGGCGAAAGCGCTCCAGGGTGCGGAAGGCCTGCTCCAACTCCTTCAGCGTCTGCAGCATGATCTTGGCGTCCCAGCGTGCCGGGTTGGTTTGCGCCATGCGCACCACCGTCACCAGCATCTCGCGGTACAAACCCAGATTCGGGCTGCCGCCGGGCAGGGCATGCTCCAGCAGTTCGTCGATACGCTGACCGAGATCGGCGGCGCTGGGCTCCACGTGACGCGCCAGGTAGCTGTCGTCGCTGTCCTCGGTCATGCTGCGACCCTCCGCTTACTTGCCCAGGCCGCAGTCGGCGGCCTGGAAGCGCTCGACCATGACCGGCTTATTGGTCTGGTATTCGGTGAAGTCATAGACCAGGGTGGCGCCACGGGCCAGCAACTGGCGATAGCCGTTGTTCTGGCAGACGCTTTCGGCGAGCTGCACCCGTACCGTGGCTGGATTCTCGCGCATGCGGGCGGCATGGGCCGGACGGACGCTGAGGCTATTGATCAGCTGCTTGCCCTGCACAGTGTAGCCGCGGTCGAGGATGTCTTCGTTGACGGCGCGGGGCGTACCCTGGCTGCTCTCGGCAGCCACCTTGCGCAGCATCTGGTTGAGCTCGTGGTCCTTGAGCGACTCGGCCGCCTGAACGGTGAGGGGCAGGGCGAGGGTCAGGGCGAGCAAAGCAAAACGAGGCATCGTGTTCTCCAGCGTAGAGGAGCCCGTTTCGACCGTGGTCGCGGGCGGGGGTTCGCAAGGCGTCTATGCAGGGTAACCCGCCTGGCCGCCGCGGGCATCCCGATCGCTCTGGTAAACTGCGCTTTTTCACGTGAGCCCGGCATGACCCCGATCAGCGACATCCCTCCCCATGCCGTGGCCCGTTTGCGCCAGGAACGCCTGGCGCGCAGCATCAAGCCCTTCATCGCCCGCGGCTCGCGCATGGCACGTTGTCCGGCGTGCCGGCTGGCGCCCACCCATTGCCTCTGCGACCTGCGCCCCTTGCGTCAGACCCGCGCCGGGATGTGCCTGCTGATGCATGACGTGGAGCCGCTCAAGCCAAGCAACACGGGTTGGCTGATCGCCGACGTGGTGGCCGATACCCATGCCTTCGGCTGGAGTCGCACGGCAGTGGATCCGGCGTTGCCTGAGCTGCTCAGGCAGCCCGAGTGGCAGCCATTGCTGGTATTTCCCGGCGAATACGCCGACCCAGGTCGGGTAGTCGAAAGCCTGCCACTGGCCCCCGGCCAGCGACCACTGTTCGTGCTGCTGGATGCCACCTGGACCGAGGCGCGCAAGATGTTCCGCAAGAGTCCGTACCTGGACAGCCTGCCGGTGCTGAGCTTCCAGCCCACCGCCCTGTCGCGCTACCGTCTGCGGCGCTCCACCCGCGGCGAGCACCTGTGCACCGCCGAGGTCGCGGCCCTGTGCCTGGAGCTGGCCGGGGAGGCGCCCGCCGGGCGGCTGCTGGAGGCCTATCTGGATGTCTTCAGTGAGCGCTATCTGGACGCCAAGCATCATCTGCCATTGGCGGCGGACAGCCCGGCGAGCCAGCAGCTGAAGGCGCTGCGCGCTAGTTGACCGGCTTGACCTCGACCGGCGCCTGGCGTGGCCAGAGTTGGGCCGCCAGCATGCCGGCGAACATCAGGGCGCAGCCGAGGTAGCCACGGTCGCTGAGGGCCTCACCCAGCAGCCAGGCGCCAAAGCCGGCAGCGAACACCGCTTCCAGGGAAAAGATGACCGCCGCGTGGGAGGCGATGGCGCCGCGCTGCGCGAAGACCTGCAGGGTATAGCCGATGCCGGCGGCGATCACGCCGCCATAGAGCAGGTCAGGCAGGGCAAGGGCGATCCGGGCCGGCTGAAGCGGCTCGAAGGCCAGCGCCAGCAGCAGGCTCAGCACGGCGCAGACCAGAAATTGCAGGATCGACAGTACGGTGGCGTCGTGGCGGCTGGAGTAGTGACCCACGAGCAGGACATGGACGCCCCAGGCTAGGGCGCCAGCCAGTTGTAGCAGATCGCCCGAAGCGACGTGGAAGTTGTCGCCGATGCTCAGCAGCCCCATGCCGACCACCGCCAGGCTGGCACCGATCCAGGTCCCCAGATGGCTGCGCTGGCCCAGCAGCAGGCCCAGCAGTGGCACCACGATGACATAGAGCCCGGTGATGAAGCCGGAATTGGTCACGCTGGTGAACAGCAGGCCGACCTGTTGCAGATTGATCCCCAGGGTCAGCACCAGGCCCATCAGCAGTCCGCCCTTGAAGGTGTCGCGGGTCAGGCGTTGCTGGCGACCGCGGCGGCGCAGGAACAGCAGCAGCGGCAGCAGGGTAAGGGCGCCCAGGGCGAATCTCAGGCCGGTGTAGAGGAAGGGACCGATGTGCTCCATGCCACCGGTCTGGGCAATGAAGGCGCTGCCCCAGATGATGGCGGTGAGCAGCATGAGCAGGTCGGCACGCAGGGCAGCGCTGGGCATCGGGTGTCTCTTGGGCAAAAAAGCGCAACTGTGCCGCAACCGCCGGGCCTTGCCTACCGTCTGTGGTCCACTCGGCCTTGCCCCCGTCCGCGCCGTTCGGCATGCTGGCGCGATCTCGCATGCAGCCGGCACGCCAGGCTGCTGGTCTGCGCGGACCTCGGAGGCTGTTCCAAGGCTCACGAGCTGGAGACGAACCAGGTGAAGATGACCGAGGGCGCGACGTTTACGCAGGGTAGATGAGCGTCCCGAAGTCATGTCCACCGCCGTTTGGCCAACGCGCAGCAAGCGTTGAGCAGGCTCTCACGACAACAAGGAAGGCTACACCATGGCGGCTGCCTATCAGATATTGATCGCCGATGATCATCCGCTGTTTCGCAGCGCGCTGCAGCAGGCGCTCACCCTGGGCCTGGGCGCCCAGGCGAGTCTCACCGAAGTGGCCGACATCGCCGAACTCCAGGCCTGCCTGGCCGAGCGCACCGACTGGGATCTGGTCCTGCTCGATCTCAACATGCCCGGCGCCTACGGCTTTTCCGGGCTGGTTCTCCTGCGCGGCCAGTATCCCCAGGTGCCCGTGGTGATGATCTCGGCGCAGGAAGAACCGGCCGTGGTGCAACGCGCCCGGGAGTTCGGTGCCAGCGGCTTCATCCCCAAGTCCAGCGATCTGAGTACCCTGCAGCAGGCCGTCAGTCAGGTGCTGGACGGCGACACCTGGTGGCCACCACAGGTGGAAGGTGCCGCGGCCCTGAGCGAGGAGGCCAAGGCGGCCAGCGCCGGGCTTGCCAGTCTCACGCCGCAGCAGTTCCGGGTGCTCACCATGCTCTGCGAAGGCTTGCTCAACAAGCAGATCGCCTTCGAGCTGAATGTCTCCGAAGCCACGGTCAAGGCCCATGCCACGGCCATCTTCCGTAAACTCGGGGTCCGTACCCGCACCCAGGCGGCGCTCCTGCTGCAACAGCTGGAGAGCACCTCCAGCTAGCTTCGGTTGCCGTTGCCGCTTTCGATGGGCGGTCGCCTTGTGCGCGGCCCCCGGTCCTCACCCTTTTTTGTACCTGCCGTCCGCCGGGACCGGCAGTGCGACGCTGCTGGATGGAGCTTTCGGTGATTTCTCCCTACAAAGGCAAGACCGGTCTACGCCGGGTCATCAATGCCACGGGCTACTCCCTGGCCGGGCTGCGCACGGCCTTTCGCCAGGAAGCGGCCTTTCGTTCGCTGGTGGTGCTCAACCTTGTGCTGGTGCCGCTGGCCTTCTGGCTGGACGTGAGTCGTGGCGAGCGGGCGCTGCTGGTGGCGGTCTGCCTGCTGTCGCTGGTGGTCGAGCTGTTCAATGCCGCCATCGAGGCGGTGGTGGATCGCATTTCCCTGGACTGGCACGAACTGTCGAAGAACGCCAAGGATCTTGGCAGCGCTGCGCAGTTCGTGGCCATGATCATCATCGCCGTGGTCTGGGGCATCGTCCTGCTCGGCTGAGCAGGAAAAGGATCAGACGGTAGCGCCCAAGGTGGCACCCGCTGCGGTGTCATCCGCGGCCAGGCGCTGTTCCAGCACGCTGGGCTGGGCCGAATGGATGACCTTGTGGATGAAGTGCAGCTTGGCGATCACCGGGGCCGGCAGGGCGAAGGGATAGAAGTCCGGCTGGCCCATGCTGCGCGACAGCTCGTTGAGCATGGCGGCCAGCTCGATCCAGGCATTGGCGAAGCCGAGGAATTCGTCATCGCTGCGGTCTTCGGCCTCATAGAGCGCCTCGCGGGTGAACGGCTGGAAGTCCAGCTGTAGGCTGCCAGCGTTCATGCCCAGGCTGGCGGCGGTGGCCAGGGTGTCCATCATGTGCAGGTAGTGCGCCCAGGTCTCCGCCCAGTCTTCCCAGGGGTGCATGGTGGCGTAGGCACTCACGTACTGGCTTTCCCAGTTGGCCGGAGCACCCTGCTCGTAGTGACGCTTGAGGGCCTCGCCATAGTCGGCGCGCTCGTCGCCGAACAGGACGCGGAAGGGCTCTTCCCAAGCGGTGCCGGCGACCAGACGATCGAAGTAGTAGTGACCCACCTCGTGGCGGAAATGGCCGAGCAGGGTGCGATAGGGTTCGTGCATGTCGGCGCGGACCTTTTCCCGGTGGGCATCGTCCGCTTCGAGGATGTTCAGGGTGATGAGGCCATTGGCATGGCCGGTGGTAGGGGTACCGGTGGCGTCAGGGGCGAGAAAGTCGAAGGCGAGACCGCGCTCGGCATCGACCGTCTGGGGGATTACCTGCAGCCCCAGGCCCAGCAGCTGGGCGACCAGTTGCCGCTTGGCCAGCTCCAGCTTGCGCCAGCGCTCGCCGTTGCCCTCGAAGGACAGGTCCGGAATGGTGTGGTTGAGCTGGCAGGCCACGCAGAAGCCGTCGCCCGATTCGGCTGGCACCAGCCAGTTGCAAGCGGCTGGGGTATCCAGGTTGGCACAGCGGCGATAGAGGCCGCTGGTCGTCTCGGGTAGCTGCCAGAGGCCACCTTCCGCCGGCAGCAGTGCCGTCGGCATGCCCTGGTCCGGGGCGTAGCCCAGGGCATTGCCGCAGGCCAGGCATTCGCTGTTGGGAAAGAAGATGGCCTGGCCGCAGGTGCAGTTGGCGACCTTGCGCTGGACGGGCAGGGCGCGCAGGACATTGCGTTGCTGGCGATTCGAACTGTAGCTTCCGAGAAAATTGCGCATGGGGAATACCTGGCGAGAGCGGCCGCGTCGGACGCCAGGCGGAGCGCCGGCGTCTTGCTAGCGCTTTAGTAGAGCGGCCCGACCCTGGAGTTCCGGGTTGTTCGTCGCCTGGGGGTGCTGGCAAGAGCTCTGGAATCGGCGCCCGGACCAGAGGCCAGCCCGCGCGCATCGGCGGCCCGCGTTAGCGGTGGCGCATCCAGGCGCGCACCACTACCCTAGGTTACCGTCGACACTGTCGCGCGCCCCTAAGGCGTCGGCCCGTTCGGCTCTTGCGAACCTGCTCTCGTATCCTGTCAGCCGTCCAACCATGCCCCCGATCGCCTCCCACAATGCCAGCGACATGACCGGCAGCTACCACGAACTCTGGAGTCCGCGGGGTGGCGTGCGGCCGACCTGGCGGCGCTTCTATGGACACCTGGCGGGTCTGCGCCCGGCGCAGCTCGACCAGCGCCAGGCCCTGATCGCCCGGCAGATCCAGGAAAACGGCGTGACCTACAACGTCTATGCCGATCCCAAGGGCAGTGACCGGCCCTGGGCGCTGGATCTCCTGCCGCAGCTGATCTCGGCGGAGGAGTGGGCACCCCTGGCCGCTGGGGTGGCGCAACGGGCGCGACTGTTGAACCGGGTACTGGGCGATCTCTATGGTGAGCAACGTCTGCTGCACGAGCGACTGTTGCCGCCAGAGCTGGTATTTGGTCATCACAACTTTCTCTGGGCCTGCCAGGGCCTGCGACCGCCGGGCGATACCTGGCTGCACGTCTATGCGGTGGACCTGGCGCGGGCCCCTGACGGCCGCTGGTGGGTGCTGGCGGATCGTACCCAGGCGCCCTCCGGTGCCGGCTATGCCCTGGAAAACCGGCACATCGTGGCGCGGGCCTTTCCCGAATTGCACCGTGATCTGCAGGCGCAGCCCCTCAATGGCTACTTCCAGGCCCTGCAACGCACCCTGAGCACGGGCCTGGACACCGGCGACGAAGCGCCGCTGGCGGTGTTGCTGACGCCGGGGCGCTACAACGAGACCTACTTCGAGCACCTCTACCAGGCGCGCCAGCTGGGCTTTCCGCTGGTGGAGGGCCAGGACCTCACGGTCCGCAACGACTGCCTGTACCTGAAGACCTTGAGCGGGCTGCGTCGCGTCCATGCGGTGTTTCGCCGGCTGGACGACGACTTCTGCGATCCCCTGGAGCTGCGCACCGATTCGGCCCTGGGCGTGCCTGGCCTGTTGGAGGCTGTGCGCCAGGGTAATGTCATCATGGCCAACGCCTTGGGCAGCGGCCTGCTGGAATCGCCCGGCCTGCTCGGCTTCCTGCCGGGGGTCTGCCAGGCCTTGCTGGGCGAGACCCTAGCGCTGCCCTCCGTCGCCACCTGGTGGTGTGGCGAGACGCCGGTCCGGGAAGCGGCCCTGGCGCGGCTGGCGGAACTGGTGATCAAGCCGGCCTATCCCGGCCAGGGATTCGAGCCGGTGTTCGGCAAGGAACTGGATGCTCAGGGCCTGGCCGCCCTGCGTGAGCGTATTCTGGCCACGCCCCATGCCTATGTGGCCCAGGAGCGCATCCAGCTCTCGCAGGCGCCGGTCTGGCAGGGCGGCAGCCTGCAGTCACGGGCCATCGGCATGCGTGTCTACGCAGTGGCCAGCGAAGACGGCTACTGGGTCATGCCCGGTGGCCTGACCCGCGTGGCCCACGAAGGCGCTGCCGTGGTGTCCATGCAACGCGGTGGGTCGAGCAAGGATACCTGGGTGCTGGGCGGCAGCCGCGGCGCCGCCGAGGTGCCCGGGGCCCGGGTGCTGGGGGTGCGCGACCTGGTGCGCAAGGACCCCTTCCTGCCCTCGCGCACGGCGGAAAATCTGTTCTGGTATGGCCGCTACAGCGAGCGCTGCGAAGA includes these proteins:
- a CDS encoding DMT family transporter, producing MPSAALRADLLMLLTAIIWGSAFIAQTGGMEHIGPFLYTGLRFALGALTLLPLLLFLRRRGRQQRLTRDTFKGGLLMGLVLTLGINLQQVGLLFTSVTNSGFITGLYVIVVPLLGLLLGQRSHLGTWIGASLAVVGMGLLSIGDNFHVASGDLLQLAGALAWGVHVLLVGHYSSRHDATVLSILQFLVCAVLSLLLALAFEPLQPARIALALPDLLYGGVIAAGIGYTLQVFAQRGAIASHAAVIFSLEAVFAAGFGAWLLGEALSDRGYLGCALMFAGMLAAQLWPRQAPVEVKPVN
- the erdR gene encoding response regulator transcription factor ErdR is translated as MAAAYQILIADDHPLFRSALQQALTLGLGAQASLTEVADIAELQACLAERTDWDLVLLDLNMPGAYGFSGLVLLRGQYPQVPVVMISAQEEPAVVQRAREFGASGFIPKSSDLSTLQQAVSQVLDGDTWWPPQVEGAAALSEEAKAASAGLASLTPQQFRVLTMLCEGLLNKQIAFELNVSEATVKAHATAIFRKLGVRTRTQAALLLQQLESTSS
- a CDS encoding TIGR00730 family Rossman fold protein, with the translated sequence MTEDSDDSYLARHVEPSAADLGQRIDELLEHALPGGSPNLGLYREMLVTVVRMAQTNPARWDAKIMLQTLKELEQAFRTLERFRRRRKVTVFGSARTRIDHGLYALARELGSALARRDMMVITGGGAGIMGAAHEGAGPEASLGFNITLPFEQRANPTIEGTDHLLSFHFFYVRKLFFLKEADALVLCPGGFGTLDETFEVLTLIQTGKSPLVPLVLLDTPDGHFWDDALAYLERNLLEEGYILPADLKLVRLVRSPEAAAAEIEHFYGNYHSTRRRDGHLHIRLKHPVTPACLQRLAADFGDLCRTPGFTQLSPGEGEADEAEFSHLTRLTFDFHGRHYGRLRELVDELNRPEHWVA
- a CDS encoding quorum-sensing-regulated virulence factor family protein; this encodes MPRFALLALTLALPLTVQAAESLKDHELNQMLRKVAAESSQGTPRAVNEDILDRGYTVQGKQLINSLSVRPAHAARMRENPATVRVQLAESVCQNNGYRQLLARGATLVYDFTEYQTNKPVMVERFQAADCGLGK
- a CDS encoding circularly permuted type 2 ATP-grasp protein, encoding MPPIASHNASDMTGSYHELWSPRGGVRPTWRRFYGHLAGLRPAQLDQRQALIARQIQENGVTYNVYADPKGSDRPWALDLLPQLISAEEWAPLAAGVAQRARLLNRVLGDLYGEQRLLHERLLPPELVFGHHNFLWACQGLRPPGDTWLHVYAVDLARAPDGRWWVLADRTQAPSGAGYALENRHIVARAFPELHRDLQAQPLNGYFQALQRTLSTGLDTGDEAPLAVLLTPGRYNETYFEHLYQARQLGFPLVEGQDLTVRNDCLYLKTLSGLRRVHAVFRRLDDDFCDPLELRTDSALGVPGLLEAVRQGNVIMANALGSGLLESPGLLGFLPGVCQALLGETLALPSVATWWCGETPVREAALARLAELVIKPAYPGQGFEPVFGKELDAQGLAALRERILATPHAYVAQERIQLSQAPVWQGGSLQSRAIGMRVYAVASEDGYWVMPGGLTRVAHEGAAVVSMQRGGSSKDTWVLGGSRGAAEVPGARVLGVRDLVRKDPFLPSRTAENLFWYGRYSERCEDAARLLRIVLSRYLDADDEGPAVQSAIDLATALEWLPGQGGLAEQLHAALGPGDFPSGLGANLQRLHWAAAQVRGRLSPENWRAIREVEREAHGLGQVGSEPGEALQSLNRLVMALAAVAGFTFDDMTHDESWRFLMIGRRIERVQFLAGSLAHFLEGGATWDAAGLEWLLELGNSIITYRSRYQAAPQLIPVLDLLMLHEHNPYSIRFQLHALINAVEHLERYHGLPPDPALHDAYDRLRRFDLGTLENTLFGDAGRVEVQQGLARLLRQIAGASSQLSERVIYRCFAHVDAVSQRTVSM
- a CDS encoding zinc-binding metallopeptidase family protein, whose protein sequence is MRNFLGSYSSNRQQRNVLRALPVQRKVANCTCGQAIFFPNSECLACGNALGYAPDQGMPTALLPAEGGLWQLPETTSGLYRRCANLDTPAACNWLVPAESGDGFCVACQLNHTIPDLSFEGNGERWRKLELAKRQLVAQLLGLGLQVIPQTVDAERGLAFDFLAPDATGTPTTGHANGLITLNILEADDAHREKVRADMHEPYRTLLGHFRHEVGHYYFDRLVAGTAWEEPFRVLFGDERADYGEALKRHYEQGAPANWESQYVSAYATMHPWEDWAETWAHYLHMMDTLATAASLGMNAGSLQLDFQPFTREALYEAEDRSDDEFLGFANAWIELAAMLNELSRSMGQPDFYPFALPAPVIAKLHFIHKVIHSAQPSVLEQRLAADDTAAGATLGATV
- the recX gene encoding recombination regulator RecX, with protein sequence MGNPLDTTAAIRFAAMDLLARREHGREELSRKLRRRGAEESLLGPVLDRLAEDGLLNESRYLDSYIASRARAGYGPMRIREELGQRGLKRDQVEAALREADVDWQAQLEDVWRRKFGTPPADAKERAKQGRFLAYRGYAMDGINRVLSRR
- a CDS encoding tRNA-uridine aminocarboxypropyltransferase, which produces MTPISDIPPHAVARLRQERLARSIKPFIARGSRMARCPACRLAPTHCLCDLRPLRQTRAGMCLLMHDVEPLKPSNTGWLIADVVADTHAFGWSRTAVDPALPELLRQPEWQPLLVFPGEYADPGRVVESLPLAPGQRPLFVLLDATWTEARKMFRKSPYLDSLPVLSFQPTALSRYRLRRSTRGEHLCTAEVAALCLELAGEAPAGRLLEAYLDVFSERYLDAKHHLPLAADSPASQQLKALRAS
- a CDS encoding diacylglycerol kinase codes for the protein MELSVISPYKGKTGLRRVINATGYSLAGLRTAFRQEAAFRSLVVLNLVLVPLAFWLDVSRGERALLVAVCLLSLVVELFNAAIEAVVDRISLDWHELSKNAKDLGSAAQFVAMIIIAVVWGIVLLG